CCATGTGCCCTTTCAATAGGCGCTGACGTTAAGTGTTTGAAGCATGATAGACCACTAGAGTTGAGTGACATGTATGATATAATCTCGCCTAATTACTTGACTAAAGTGTGGGCTTTGGCGTATCGAAGGACTATATATCTAGTCCCTCATATGTCTGAATGGATGGTTCCAAAAGATATCGCTGAACAGTGTCCCTTACCGCCAGAGTACACGAAAAAAGGGAAGAACTCAGGAAAAAAAGTTTCCTTCGGTTGGCGAACGTGGGCCCCGTACCAATAAGTACGTTCCTAACAGGAATTTGGGTCGCTGGTTCAACTGCTCGGGGGGGATCACAAGGGACAGAAGGAACCAAGGGACAAAAGGAACTCAAGGATCACAAGGAACTCAATGAACTCAAGGAACTCAAGGGACTCAAGGAACACATGAAAACTTTTGACAAGTTGGTGAAATCTGGGTTATATGATTTAGATTAAACTTTGCAACTTTGCCCCTCACGTTGCTTCGGTTGGAAATATGATTGTAAAAGTTGGTGAATATTGTTGATGATTTAGAGTAAATGATGATTTAGATTAAACTTTGCAACTTTTCCCGTCATGTTGCTTCGGTTGGAAATATGACTGTAAAAGTTGGTGAAACCTTCGTTATATTATTGATGATTTAGAGTAACTGATGATTTAGATTAAACTTTGCATCACattacttatttatattttatccaTTTGATAAtgatttcaatgcaaaatttaaaatttcggATCACACTAAACGCCAAAATTAAAATTCCTGATCACATTTTGTATTCAATGGGAATGAAATACGGGTAAATACATTACTATGATATGTATTTTTCTCAGGCATTACCTTCTGGGATTGTAAAACTTTTATATGTCACATTATCAAGTTTATTTCTACACGATCCCATGAGAAATGCAGATTTCATACATAATATAGTTGGTATAACCATAAAATTTATCATCTAAGTACAATAAAACTAAGAAAATTGCAAAAAAGAGGAAAGTAAAACTCTAACGTTTTTTGTATAACTACAAACCATGTGAAACTTTAACCTTATAAATTTATTCTGCTCAGCTTTCCAAATTTTCCCActcatttatttaaaaatttccCTCTCCCTAATATCGATGCGGAATCGAAGAAGACATGTatttaaaccctttttttttgtcccATTTATTCAgccacatctctctctctctctctctctctctatagatTTCTTTGTCCTTCTTTTCCGAACCGTATTCATACTTTCTTCAATTGCTCCAGTAACTCAGGTCAACCCCAGAATCATGACTCATCCAAACGAGGAGCACAACCAGATGAAGGCCTTAAAGACACCCAACGAAATGCATGGGTTCGTGGTGGATGTGGAGTGCGGGATCCCGACCAGCTGCCCTTGCGGGGGGAGAATCATCAACGAGGTGTCTCGGGATCCAAAGTATCGAACCGATTTTGATACTTTACCAGGGCGAAAATACTTCACTTGCATAAATTTTGAGGTAATTAATGTATACTTTCGGGTTTCATGTGCAAATTTTGATACTTTCTGGTTTTATGTGTAGAATGATGGCTTCCATTTACGTCAACCATGGGTCTTCGGTGTCCAGGAAGAGGTTGCAAAGTTAAGGAAGCGTGTTTATAAGATGGCTGCAGAGATTGCTGAGCTTAAGGATAAGCTTACCCGTCCATGACATGTGTCGGCGCTTTGTAATCTCGTTCTACGTTGTTTGCATGTCCCAGTCTTTCTTTTTATGGTTATGGATGATGTCTCTCTATTCTACTTTATGCATTCACGAATTAATCTCAAGTTTCACAAAGTTAGACCAATACGAAAGTGAAATTTTGTAAAACGTTCACCTGCGTTCTCGAAGTTTTATGAAGTTGAAAGTACTCTATTACAAAGTTTCACCTACCTTACGCATTCATGAATTAATCTCAAGTTTCACTAAGTTAGACCAATACGAAAGtgaaattttgtaaaactttcaCATGTGTTCTCGAAGTTATATGAAGTTGAAAGTACTCTATTACAAACTTTCACTTTCACTTTCACCTACCTTACTAATTCACGAATAACTCTAGTTTCACTACGTTAGACCAATACGAAAGTGAAATTTCGTAAAAGTTTCACCTGCTTTATCTAAGTTATACGAAGTTGAAAATACTTTACGCATTCACGAATTTATCTAATTTCACGAAGTAATATGAAGTTGAATGTAAAACATGAATAACATAGGTCCTAAGTATTCAACAAACCACAATCATACGTGGATTCAAGGAGAAACCCATTCAAGGAAGTCATACAAACTACATACTTGTCACATTATTAAGGGCACAACCACATAGGGATTTCACACATTCTGCTTACCTCACTTGTTGGCCGTCTTCTTCTGGGTAACTGCCTTCTTCTGGCCACCTGCCTTCTTCGGAGCACTTGCCTTCTTCTGGGCACTTTCCTTGTTTTGGGCAGCTGCCCCCTTAAGGGCTCTTGTCACAATGGGACTCCTCACATTAGCGCTTATTCCTTTTGGCTTTTTCGCAACACCTCCCCCTTCTTTTCCATCAGCTTTTCTTCCCCTCTTTTAGTCGTTGTCTCGGTTTGCACATCCccactttccttttctttctcacCAACCTTAGCGACATCATTCTTTGCCTTCTCAGATATCTCGAACTTCTCAGCCGTCGCATACATCTCTGCTTCGTCATCATCCTTAGAACCACTCTCTTCTTCCATGTCATTATCCTTACAAACTACCATCTTCCTCATCATTACCCTCACCATGTTCACTCTGCATTTGCTTAGCAATATCTAGAACACCAGCAGCATCGGGAACACTCATCGCAAGGCTCATCACTTCTTTTTCTAGAAGAGTTAGTTGGTTACCCAatgattcaaattttttgttcACTTCCTTCAAACCATCTCGGATTGCATTCATAAGCCGACCTTCGAGCTCTTTTAAAGCGTCAACATCAGGAGCCTCCACCGAATCTGCATCAGCCTCAGCAGATTCTCCAATAGCAGGAATGGTGGGACCTTCAACCGGAGCTATACGAGCAGCCACATCGATGTTGAACTATTCTTCAAAGAAAATTTGTTTCTTCCATTTTTGTACTATCTTGGTCCAACCATCAACTGCTGCATCATCGTCGTCATCGGCCCAACAAATTTCCTTGTCCATCCCCATTCTTTCCAGAATTTCCTTCTCAGCTGCTGTTGCTACTAATATACTCTCAATATCCTGTGGCTGCAAATAATACAAACTTACTTATTTTCTGCTTAATTCAAATACAAATATAACATGATATAACATTAATAACCTTAGTTTCACCAAGTTTCCCATTCATTGCATTCAGACTGTATACCTTCGTTCCACCTATGCATTTGTACTGCATCTTGCACATCCACGGACAATCAGCGTGTGCAGTTTTCACAGTTTCTCGGAAATGCTTCCTCACGCTTGGAATTGCCTCAAAGGCCAACAACTACACACAACAAACAACAACTTTAACATAACATCAGATTAACGTATTTACTATCCTAACTACAAGAATAGCTTGAGAATAAGGAACATGAAAGCTTGTAAATACCCAACTCGTCGGCACAACCCCCTTGCACTTCTCCAAGAAGCTAGATACATCCTCCAAGTTTTGTTCGAATGCATAC
The window above is part of the Brassica napus cultivar Da-Ae chromosome C8, Da-Ae, whole genome shotgun sequence genome. Proteins encoded here:
- the LOC125591834 gene encoding uncharacterized protein At3g43530-like, coding for MTNKLKRWGRPKQLDNIKLSRMQGFRMQREMVTYADVEKQMLAMKGKPAQDHQKMAVMYFLASILVGGRKSGEGATPVDSFLLTGVDDLDVCLTFPWGRYAFEQNLEDVSSFLEKCKGVVPTSWLLAFEAIPSVRKHFRETVKTAHADCPWMCKMQYKCIGGTKPQDIESILVATAAEKEILERMGMDKEICWADDDDDAAVDAPVEGPTIPAIGESAEADADSVEAPDVDALKELEGRLMNAIRDGLKEVNKKFESLGNQLTLLEKEVMSLAMSVPDAAGVLDIAKQMQSEHGEGNDEEDGSL